One Bdellovibrionales bacterium genomic region harbors:
- a CDS encoding MFS transporter, with protein sequence MIFGRSVRSTEQSLKLSNLDAFLYSLMVGAGESYLPAYSLSIGMGEAFAGILASLPLVSGALLQLVTPRLLHKVHSHKYWVVLSTALQATAFLPLIYFSATRAPNFWIMFFILTLYWGAGFSAGSAWNFWMGQLVPENRSSKFFSVRNRIQQFGILFGIVGGGVALHNKVSLGPFTSVFTMLFVFAFICRLTSSLVLSRKMYQSEWVLKDQVHRLRDSWKVFWSGKHKKRFFAYLVPYQIAVYVSSPFVTPYMLAQMKMNYGQYMGAIAALMVGKIISLSIMQSLKGNFDGFKVMIAGLLLVSPLPALWAVSESYYYVVALQIMSGMGWACFENGLSLVFFKDLRQDEKVPVITIYNLLNSLAIIIGTFFGARVLSAFGAEKTVYWSLFAGGALLRVIFCIPVVKQSRNWKKISDQEHEAVLKAS encoded by the coding sequence ATGATTTTCGGTCGAAGCGTTCGTAGTACAGAGCAAAGCCTCAAGCTTTCGAATCTGGATGCATTTCTTTATAGCTTGATGGTTGGTGCCGGGGAATCCTATCTGCCGGCGTACTCGCTGTCGATCGGAATGGGCGAGGCCTTTGCGGGAATTCTGGCTTCGCTGCCGCTTGTGAGTGGCGCGCTTCTGCAACTTGTGACTCCGCGACTCCTTCATAAAGTTCATTCACACAAGTACTGGGTGGTGCTCTCAACAGCGTTGCAAGCCACGGCATTCTTGCCGTTAATTTATTTCTCTGCAACGCGGGCGCCGAATTTCTGGATTATGTTTTTTATTCTGACACTGTATTGGGGAGCGGGCTTCTCGGCGGGTTCGGCGTGGAATTTCTGGATGGGGCAGCTCGTGCCGGAAAATCGCAGTAGCAAGTTTTTCTCAGTTCGCAATCGCATTCAGCAATTCGGAATTCTTTTTGGCATTGTCGGCGGTGGAGTGGCTTTGCACAACAAAGTCTCTCTCGGCCCGTTCACCTCGGTCTTTACGATGCTCTTTGTGTTTGCGTTTATTTGTCGTCTGACGTCGTCGCTGGTTCTTTCAAGGAAAATGTATCAGAGCGAGTGGGTGCTGAAAGATCAAGTGCATCGTTTGCGAGATTCCTGGAAAGTCTTCTGGAGCGGAAAGCACAAGAAGCGCTTCTTTGCGTATCTGGTGCCGTATCAGATCGCGGTTTACGTGTCTTCTCCGTTTGTTACTCCCTACATGCTGGCGCAAATGAAAATGAATTACGGCCAGTACATGGGGGCCATTGCGGCTCTGATGGTGGGTAAGATTATTTCTTTATCTATTATGCAAAGTCTTAAAGGCAACTTTGACGGCTTTAAGGTCATGATCGCGGGCCTGCTTTTAGTGTCGCCACTGCCGGCACTCTGGGCGGTGAGTGAAAGTTACTACTACGTGGTGGCTTTGCAAATCATGAGTGGCATGGGCTGGGCATGCTTTGAAAATGGCCTGTCGCTGGTTTTCTTTAAAGACCTTCGCCAAGACGAGAAGGTTCCGGTGATTACGATTTATAATCTTTTAAATTCACTCGCCATCATTATCGGAACTTTCTTCGGAGCCCGGGTGCTCAGTGCTTTTGGTGCGGAGAAGACGGTTTACTGGAGTCTGTTTGCCGGGGGCGCGCTTTTGCGTGTGATCTTCTGCATCCCCGTGGTGAAGCAGTCTCGTAACTGGAAAAAGATTTCCGATCAAGAGCACGAAGCCGTGCTAAAAGCGTCTTAA
- a CDS encoding exopolysaccharide biosynthesis protein codes for MAETQQESHAANTREESRLLRAIALIEAESTSKSLTLGELVDLLGEMGHGVLILLLCLFFLQPIPLPGISTPIGIIIIISSTLQFLNQKPWIPRRFRDREIPQKALHKISGIARKIWSRLEKYLHPRLLFLTRARAFRFVNLLLLIVSAFLLALPLPIPFSNTVPAIVILSIVFAQLEDDGFLILFSYAASCLMLLFFYSLGAGAWSFAQRPWASPF; via the coding sequence ATGGCAGAAACACAACAAGAGTCTCACGCTGCAAATACCAGAGAAGAAAGTCGCTTGCTCAGAGCCATTGCGCTGATTGAGGCAGAGAGCACCAGCAAAAGCCTTACGCTCGGAGAGCTCGTCGACTTATTGGGCGAGATGGGGCATGGAGTTCTCATTCTGCTTTTGTGTCTATTCTTTCTTCAGCCAATCCCGTTGCCGGGAATTTCCACGCCCATCGGAATCATCATTATCATTTCTTCGACCTTGCAGTTTTTAAATCAGAAACCATGGATTCCACGGCGATTTCGCGATCGTGAGATCCCGCAAAAAGCTCTGCATAAAATTTCGGGAATTGCCCGGAAAATCTGGTCGCGTCTGGAAAAATACCTGCATCCTAGACTGTTGTTTTTAACCCGCGCTCGCGCGTTTCGGTTCGTTAACTTGTTACTTCTGATTGTGAGCGCATTCTTGCTGGCGTTGCCTTTGCCGATTCCCTTTAGCAACACCGTTCCTGCGATTGTGATTTTGTCGATTGTTTTTGCTCAGTTGGAAGACGATGGCTTTCTCATTCTTTTTAGCTACGCGGCTTCGTGCTTGATGCTACTTTTCTTCTACTCGCTCGGTGCCGGCGCGTGGAGTTTTGCGCAAAGACCTTGGGCCAGCCCCTTTTAA
- a CDS encoding sigma-70 family RNA polymerase sigma factor, translating into MTAKNDQDLLLSLAQGDDSALDHFFKRHSNKVYNYALKRGLNGEQAQDLVQIVFMQIYRKRSKYNPKYAALAWLYVISRSELKDYRLREVKDFAEFDDSVSQTPSQAPNREQSEEVSHIMADLSDKERQIVEDRYINELEYEEIAKKLNESESNIRQIVSRSLKFLRKKHAGKITGGDL; encoded by the coding sequence ATGACAGCGAAAAATGATCAAGATTTACTACTGAGTCTTGCACAGGGCGATGACAGTGCGCTTGATCATTTTTTTAAACGCCACTCTAATAAAGTCTATAACTATGCGTTGAAACGCGGCCTCAATGGCGAGCAAGCTCAAGACCTGGTTCAAATTGTTTTTATGCAAATTTATCGGAAGCGCTCAAAATACAATCCAAAGTATGCAGCCCTGGCATGGCTTTATGTGATCTCCAGGTCAGAGCTAAAAGACTATAGATTACGCGAAGTTAAAGATTTTGCAGAATTTGACGATTCCGTGTCACAAACCCCATCACAAGCTCCTAATAGAGAGCAGAGTGAAGAGGTCTCACATATCATGGCGGATCTTTCCGACAAAGAACGCCAGATCGTTGAGGACCGATACATTAACGAACTTGAGTACGAGGAAATTGCTAAAAAACTCAACGAAAGCGAAAGCAATATCAGGCAAATCGTCAGCCGGAGCTTAAAGTTTCTACGCAAGAAACACGCTGGCAAAATCACTGGAGGTGACCTATGA